Proteins from a single region of Sesamum indicum cultivar Zhongzhi No. 13 linkage group LG5, S_indicum_v1.0, whole genome shotgun sequence:
- the LOC105161465 gene encoding LOW QUALITY PROTEIN: dof zinc finger protein DOF5.1-like (The sequence of the model RefSeq protein was modified relative to this genomic sequence to represent the inferred CDS: inserted 1 base in 1 codon; added 48 bases not found in genome assembly): protein MVFSSIPAYLDPSNWHQNHQIIGSSSSNPLLPPLAPPPPPPSQPHGGGGAGSIRPGSMSERARLANIPMPEAALKCPRCESTNTKFCYFNNYSLSQPRHFCKTCRRYWTRGGALRNVPVGGGCRRNKRSKSTSSKSPASNDRQTTSSSTSTISANSGGANLLGLSPQLPPLRFTSPLSQLTENFASDMGLNYSGISAAMAGTNEMNFHGVSSLLGGAGGMSSLLSSGGGAGGGIXTLAGWRLQQMQQFPFLGGLDPSPLGIYQFQGGESGLVGSETTRPKLSSSLLTQMASVKMEENPELNLSRQLLGNDQWNATAAWTELSSFSSSSTSNPL, encoded by the exons CAGAATCATCAAATAATTGGAAGCAGCAGCTCCAACCCTTTACTCCCACCACTAGCGCCGCCCCCGCCGCCTCCTTCTCAGCCtcatggtggtggtggagctGGATCAATCCGCCCCGGCTCCATGTCGGAGCGTGCTCGTCTCGCCAACATACCTATGCCCGAAGCAGCCCTCAAATGCCCTCGTTGTGAATCAACAAACACAAAGTTTTGCTATTTCAACAACTACAGCCTTTCTCAGCCACGCCACTTTTGCAAGACGTGCAGGAGGTACTGGACCAGAGGCGGCGCGTTGAGAAACGTTCCGGTGGGCGGTGGGTGCCGGAGGAACAAAAGAAGTAAGTCCACCAGCTCAAAGTCTCCGGCCAGTAACGACCGGCAAACCACCTCCAGCTCAACCAGTACTATTTCTGCCAACAGTGGCGGTGCTAACTTATTAGGACTCTCGCCGCAGCTTCCGCCTCTAAGATTCACGTCTCCTTTAAGCCAACTCACTGAAAATTTCGCAAGTGATATGGGCTTGAACTATAGTGGGATTTCAGCTGCGATGGCCGGAACAAATGAGATGAACTTTCACGGGGTTAGCAGTTTACTTGGTGGTGCAGGAGGAATGTCTTCACTTTTATCAAGTGGTGGTGGCGCCGGCGGCGGCA GAACCTTGGCGGGTTGGCGGTTGCAGCAGATGCAGCAATTCCCTTTCTTGGGTGGTTTAGATCCATCGCCGTTGGGGATTTACCAATTTCAGGGCGGCGAATCAGGGTTAGTGGGCAGCGAGACGACGAGGCCTAAACTATCGAGCTCGCTGTTAACTCAGATGGCGTCAgtgaaaatggaagaaaaccCTGAGCTGAATCTGTCAAGACAATTACTGGGAAATGATCAGTGGAATGCAACCGCTGCTTGGACGGAACTTTCCAGTTTCAGCTCTTCTTCCACAAGCAATcccttataa
- the LOC105161493 gene encoding RING-H2 finger protein ATL33: MSNSNFTTSNSIAPPPSELAHPHNSNMSPLTAVLCLVAVITVPIISYTFFVAMKCPRNPFRRGSAAPPAELCLKAEKPELVYGVKYRKSAEDGRKEAAGVSDQYCPVCLSVFAEGEEMRQLSGCKHAFHSACIDMWLYSHSNCPVCRAAVPVRWSKRVLVVVEEEIRRGPQDAADLI, translated from the coding sequence ATGAGCAATTCCAATTTCACCACCAGCAATTCAATCGCTCCGCCGCCGTCAGAGCTGGCGCATCCCCATAACTCCAACATGTCGCCCCTCACCGCTGTCCTTTGCCTGGTTGCGGTCATCACAGTACCAATTATATCTTACACCTTCTTCGTAGCAATGAAATGCCCTCGAAACCCCTTCCGGCGGGGGAGCGCGGCACCTCCGGCTGAGCTGTGCTTGAAGGCGGAGAAGCCGGAACTAGTTTACGGTGTTAAGTACAGAAAATCGGCGGAAGACGGAAGGAAGGAGGCGGCGGGAGTCAGCGATCAGTACTGTCCGGTGTGCTTATCGGTGTTTGCCGAAGGAGAAGAAATGCGGCAGCTGAGCGGGTGCAAGCACGCGTTCCACTCCGCCTGCATCGATATGTGGTTGTATTCTCATTCGAACTGCCCGGTTTGCCGCGCTGCCGTTCCCGTCAGGTGGTCGAAACGGGTGTTGGTGGTTGTCGAAGAAGAAATCCGGCGAGGTCCACAAGATGCCGccgatttgatttga